The following DNA comes from Alnus glutinosa chromosome 6, dhAlnGlut1.1, whole genome shotgun sequence.
CATGCAAGTGGATTGTTCCTCTGGGGTCTCCTTCCTTCCCTGCTGGCGGACCTCAAAACTTCAATAATAGGTGGTGGGGGGGACATAACGTACCCTGTCACTACTCCCGACTGGGACTATTATCCTTAACAATTTTGGTCTACTTGTCACAAATACTAAATCTAATTTACAATTTATTATTGCTAGAATATTATATTTGTGTGTAAACTGCCCATTTATCAAGTgtcctcacttttttttttttttttctttctttatgtaAGAAATATTCTTTTTGCACCTGCAATGCTTTGATAATTCAATACTTTAGAGCCATAACTTGATCAATAAACATCTTAGTtctggaaaaaaagaaaaagaaaaagaaaaaattcagttAGTATTCATTTTCAGTAACGTCCTAATGAATGAGAAAACCTCAAAtaaattatttcataattttcaaTAAACTTTTAcggaaaatttcaaatttaatttatggTTTCATGCGAtttcaatttactttttatatttcaaaaattgGCAATCCACTTGATGCGGGTAATTCGCATTTTTCAAATGGCTTATTCCTTGAAAAATGATTATGTGGTTAATATCACACGATCAATTGAAATTTCAGAAGTGGCtgaatcactttttaaaaggaTTTTTGAAAGTGGTCTAACCACCTTTACTTTGGGTGGTCGGGCcaccttatttttagtttttactttttaacacGTGACACTTACATTATGTCTATAATGTGACAAGTTGATTATGCGATAATCCTGTTAATGCTTCACATTGTTTTCAacgaaagaatatatatatatatatatataaaactgtAAATTGTTGACTAATATTTATTCAAAATGCATGTAAGAATTACATactctaataaaaaaaagaaaaaaaaaaaaggaagtaagaatcatatgcatttatttttatagatatcaatttaataaatagaaTTGGAACCAATTAAAATTGCATGAAATCCCAAAAATTTGGccaaaatttttccttttcttaattACTGACtatgaaaacaaaacattatCATGATTTGAAAAAACCCAAACCATATATATCCAAGTTTAGTTGACAAATGTACATCACAGATTGAATTCCAATTTCCAAGTAGTTCACTTTTTATGCACCGTGTCTCGCACGAACGTGGCGCATATCCGACGTAAGCAGATTACTTCAGCTGCTCACCTGCGACGAAATCAGTCACGTGACTGACCATCACTTCCTCCCATTTGCCCACTTGCTCTGCTCCACGAAAATGACAAAgaaactcaaataaaaaaaaataaaaaataaaaacaaaataaaaatcttacccgctataaatattaaataacctTCAAAACCTTCTTGCTTCAAAATAGTTTCTTCCTCTTTTATTACACCAAAACTCAACCTTTTTAGGCCTGAAACCACACAAACATGAACGGAGCTACCTTGGGTGAGTTTAGTTTTCCTCATCTTAGTCATCGAAGCTCAGGCTTGGGCGGTCTCTTCCCTTGCTTAACTGAGCAGTGGGGAGACTTGCCGTTCCAAGTTAACGACTCTGAGGACATGATTGTCTACAATTACCTACGTGATGCCGTTAGTTTCGGCTGGTCTCCGTTAGATTTAACGGCGACCAACATTAAGGAGGAGCCAGGAGACTTGTTTGGGCTGGCTCCGATTACGGGAGCCGAGCCGATGAGATTGGCTCAACGAGATGCTGTGTCTGAGAAATCAAGGAAGCACTTTCAGAACGGTGACCAAAAAGTGATCACGACGCATTACAGAGGAGTGAGGCGAAGGCCGTGGGGAAAGTTCGCGGCTGAGATACGGGACCCGGCTAAGAACGGCGCGAGAGTGTGGCTTGGCACGTACGAGACAGGCGAGGAAGCTGCGGTGGCTTATGACCGAGCGGCTTATAGGATGCGCGGCTCCAAGGCTTTGCTTAATTTTCCAAACCGGATTGGGTCGGGCGAACCCGATCCAGTGAGGATCACGGCCAAGCGCCGAGAGCCTGAGCCGGCCTGGGATGGCGGCTCCTCCAAGAGGCCGAAAGGCTTGGCGGCTAAGGAAGCCCAGTTGGAAATGGCGAGAGACTTGAATCTGTTTCAGCTGGAACAACATATGGGTGGCCGCCCCCTTCCAATTTCTGAGCAATTATTGGTTAATTAACTTAAGAATTGGAATCTCCTacatggaaaaaaataaaataaaataaaaaatcagggACTTGTTTGGTCGGTTATGTACAAAGTGAGGTTTTGcaaatcccattttttttttttttttttttttgttgttgctgctgctgtGTGTGTGAAAGAGTTAAGTTGGtaagataaaatgtaaaatgCAGTGTTATTAACCCCAAGTACCAAAATTATGGCAATAATGAAGTGAAAAATGAGAAATCCTTTTGTACGTACCcttacttttcttcttttctttgtctgCCTCTTTTTGGTGTTTAAAACAAGTCTATGGGAAAGCGCCCGTGAAAGTAAGTGTCGTCGTTGCACTGCAGTCTGGCTATGAACCTGGAAAATATctataaacacaaaaaaaataaaataaatttttttttagaggggtTGGTATAGACTTTCGTCAATTTTTGAATGGAAGTACTATTTTCGCCTTTCGCCATAATCAATGTACTATCTGTGATACCAAATAAACtacatgaaacaaaaaataaagacgtTAAACTACATGGAGGtcaaatgtatttaaccctaaaaaaaaataattaccctAAGAAAGGATTAAAAAGGATCATGTGAGGCACTCATGACACCCGAGTTTAAGTAttagcaaattaaaaaaaaaaaaattataatattccCAATTCGTAGAGCTTTTGTTTCAATGATGTAAAATtgtaaaacataacaaaatCAATGAAGATAAATATTTTGCCGTTTGGATTGTGTATAAGGAGCTCTTAAAGTGTCTTTTCTTCAAATACAATTTACAATTTTGAATCTAAGGCTGAAATACTAGTGTAACCATTTCAACAAATGACTCAACCCAatcatattttgattttaattaaattataatcagTTTTATGATATTTTATCAACTAATCAAAGTTGATCAATCGTTTTGTTTAGAGCATCTTCATCAATAAGAGTTATTTTAGCTGCTAAAAAAACCTCTCTTTATTTTAGTTACTCATTTTTCATTACAAATTCTAACAATACTATCTATTTCACCatttactttatttaaatattgttttttttaattatatttttcacctttcgcattttctaaatattattatattagtcTAAATTGCTACTGAGaaacttttattttgaaagctCTGTTGGAGAGGTAAATTATCCGATAATAGTTAAATATAACTATTATAACCAATTTAAAAGTTCTGCCGGAGATCGATGCTCTTACATCATTTTCTATGGTATTTGAAACCATAGATTCTTTTTGCACCCTACTTATCATTATTTGCTTTTTGTATCTCTCTCCTCTTAGAGCATTTTCATCCGGTTAGTCAAATGCTATTTTGGCTAGTTGAAATgttaaaataagaacaaaatgaATTGCATCCGGCTCAGTCAAATGCTATTTTGGCTAGTTGAAATgttaaaataagaacaaaatgaATTGCATCCGGCTCagttatttgaagaaaaatttagcGAGTCGTTAAAATTGTTCGCtcaccaaatatatataaagtatttTTGAATCTCTAACATTTTCACTGCTCTcaataaagagtaaaaaaattcttaaaaaagtatatttaaataagataaagaaaaatacaaaactagAGAGTCGACTATAATTGCTTTGAAAAAGggaataactaaaataataataataaaaaaatattatttcaactaaaataaaaataaaatttatttagccCAATGTGAATGTCCTTCCACTTTTTCTCCATCTTATTAATTAAGAGCATAATTGAGGCGTCATTTCCGTAGTAGCATTTTAGCACGtcttttgaatgaaaaacaAGAGAAGCAACGAAAGAAGTAGGTCCTACGCCTGTGGGTCCAACGTTTGTTTTCTAAACAACatgttttgtgttgtatttTGCGGAGCATTTTCTTTTGAAGCGTGAAATAATGTTCTCTTTTTCCCACACAGGAATTGAAGGAAGGAAAGCGATTCAAAATGTAAATGCAACCTCTTACGTCTTAATATGAAATGATATGATGTTTTTTCTTCACTAGTTTCCAAGTCTCCCATGTCTGATGTCCCtccttcccatttttttttttttttttttttttttttttttttgtggtaatTTTCTTAATGTctccaaaaattttgaaatttaatttgtGAGGTCGCTACTTCACTAGAAAGCTACTTGTGGAAATTATATGGGCCatgggttttatttttaatttttgggcaTTCTTTTATTCTTCGATTATTATGTTTTTGGATGTTTTTAGAATTGGATACACGCCTAAAGCATTTAgagtccgtttggatttgcgatttcaacaagtgcgatttaaaaatagcgattttaaaatgttcaatttaaaaaagtgatttttaaaaacgcagttaagcgtttgacaaaatcgcatgttagctttttaaaatactgcgttttcaaaaaacaccccattacctgcgatttgaataagcacttttctgcgttttcaaattgcaattttttttaaaaatagtttccAAACAGtttattttttgcgatttggtttaaaattgcactttttctctacgaaatcgcaatcttaaACGCACCCTTAAAGTGTGAAATTCGGAATTCTTGGatcctctataattatttgatcgaatttaaaaaaattcaggcAGTTGTTTATGATAGACCACTTATGGGATCCTCATCTActtgaacaaataaaaattgagctgtCTAACAACTTATCTGATCAGGTCAGTTATATAAATAGTATCTCACAATCATCTGTTCGAATTCTCTAAAtttcgaacaaataattgtcGAAGATTCTTATAATTTTCGTTTGGCAATGAAAaagaatattgattattttttactttttttttaaataaataatattttattcaattttttcaaattttattttacaaaatcaaacttcaaaattcacacaataaattaaaattaaattctgattCCAAAAATTTCTACATCCAAACCGACATGCTAATtgcacctaaaaaaaaaaaaaaacacgtgaaAGGAGGAAAATCATGGTAATTGGCGCTGGGAGTCGTGGCAAATGGTGGGACACAGCTGGAGAAACGTGTCtttcaaaaaaagagaaaaaaaaaaagaaaaagaaaaaagaaaaaagaaaaaagaaaaaagaaaaaagaaaaaagaaaggggtcACAATGTGTCCGTATTTCAGTGTTATTTTGGTATTAacagttcaatttttttattagatattttttttttttttttttttttattttttgtaaattgaTTAGATGAATTTGACACCTTGTGTTATCAATATTTATAAGTGGAGACTTCCGTTAATTTTTTATCCAATAAATAAATGCGGtgattataaaattacaattatacaattaattaaaaaattaaacaaaaagcagtaaaaaaaaaaaaacgtgtttgATGATGCATGTTGTTAGGTCCAGAACCACACAATTGCAACTACGACGACCAACTTAATCTGTCTTTATACGGTCGTGCATAGGGTTGGGCATAAACTGGTGGATGGTGGGAAGTAGGAACAAGGAAGTGGGTAAGTGCCCACCAACCCCTAATAGCAGACCTATAATCCAAGAGCAAAAAGGTATTATTTGGTTTTCTAGTTTGGTATAgatatgttaaaaaaagaaataaataaataaatttggcaCCTCCTTCAAATTATGCTCAATGACGGTGTTTCATATAATACAATTCATTCATTAACATATATGTAATGAAATTTTTAGCAATTTCTTTAGTAAGCTATAACTAAGAGTGTGAAAAAGTACTCATTATTGCCGAGGTCATAATATAGAAAATcgtatttttattaagaatttaaaattttgtaggCTTGTCAAGGGCCTCTCGATCACATGTTAAGCTAGGTTCGCCCTGACTGCAtgaatttgttttttggatAATTAGATACATATGAACTAAAATGCCAAAAACTCCTATTAAGATTTAGATGATTATGTGGAATCAATAGCAATTTAGGAGTGAGtaatcatgctcatttcatattaattaacaatttaacTTGACGTTTTAATTttaaccacttaaaaaaatacGTGACGTCAAGTCGTcaaccaatataaaatatttataataaataagtatgaagagaatagcattactcataatttAGAGGATCTTTGAGTTATCAAATCAACCAAGATTTAGATGAATCTATATATCTTTTCATACTAAAGGTAAGTCATGAGTGCACATGCCTAAAACGTTGGACATTGGGATCTCATATTTGTCAAAAATATGATAAGGAAAAGGAAGGTAATTAGGGTCATTATTCAATAGGATAGATTAttatcatcattttattttaggCAAGAGTTTGGTCATGCGCCATAAGCTACGAGCATACATATCAATTATATGCCATTAATTATTTTGTAAGTTAGATTTcaatgaagattttttttttttttttttttttgagagaaagacaaaattaaaagaagttgaataaaactttagtagaattcaaatttagtaaaacaacccaaacatgtatttcaaaaataaaaataaaaatttgtgttAACCAAACATGCCATAAAAAGCTCGGAACTATTTTACGTGCTACATTTGTTTTCCTTCTATTAGGGTTCCCCTAAGTACCCTCAacaatttaaattaatagattttatatatatatatatatatatatataaagaacaatataaattaatgaaGGGGTCGATTAGTCGGTCTTTATAATAAACTAACTTCAATGTTTTGAGATATTTTCCGAATGTCAATCTCGCTTTTTAGAAAAGGAACATTCTGGTTAGACATGCACAATCGTTTGACTTTGGTGTGAACTAAGTTTTCATATTTGTTCCTTTCACATGAATAATTTGATTCATTTTCTTACTTTTTGCAATATATCAATTGTGGTATGAATCCATTTATGCATTTAAGGAATGATCATTTAGTTTCATCGATCTCTTAGAATTCTACACactaatgtcattttttttttaaaatttctgtaACATTAATTCATGTAATATATTGATGTGTGACATTTTGATTTATGTCCTACCTTTTCATATTCTTTAACCTCTTATTATAATTCTATATCTATAAAAATGAGTATTGAGTAGTATGTAAAACACACAATAACATACAATAATCATACATAGTTCTTGAAGAACTAATTTCACAtaatttctttatcttgttttgtaattttttttttttttttgatttcacaataaattgatatttgttAAAAAAGGCTCAAATTTCGTCAGTTTTGGTGTAGGCCGGAATCGGGACTGCAAATGGATCTGGATATTATGGAGTAACGAGTTGGGTTTGGTTGGgttggaaaaaacaaaaaaataaaacttggcCCATTGTACCCAAAcatcaattcaaaaaaaaaaaatccgaaaaTGTGTTGGAAAATTATCATTAGGGTCCGTTTGgttttacgatttcaaaaagtgctatttaaaaatagcgattttaaagtgtacgatttgaaaaagtgatttttaaaaatacagtcaagtgtttggcaaaattgcagtttgacatttaaaatcgcaggttagtcttttaaaattctgtgttttcaaaaaagcacccaattggatttgaaaaatcaatttcctgCGTTTCcaaaacgcaattttcaaatggttcattttctgtaatttggtttaaaattacactttttttttttttttttctacaaaatcgCAACTTCAAGCGCAACTTAAGAAACTTTAGCGAtgatttaacaataattaacaTGATTTGTTGctgatatatatacatatatttggtATGTATGAGACTATGAGTGACGAAACAATCTCCTCATTAATACGCAGAGTACAAACTATTATATTCACTAACTCCTTCCTAATAAGTTCATACTTCATATCAAACAAATCATGTTGTTGTCTCTTAAAACTATTTAATTAGCGCCGGAATATTGTTCTTTTAAATGATgggaaaatgtaaaattagtttCAGTGGTTTATCTGATTTGCAATTTGCTCTGTGtagtatcaaaatgaattcagagATTCCTGAAGTAAGCCAAAAGAATAATTTACTCTATACAATCAAATTTCGTCTACTGAATTATCAGATTTCGATAGTGcgactaggggtgtacaagtggGGCAGTTATTAACCATAAATAACCGGTAAAcaccaataaccgctaaccgagAAAACTAGGAAACCGAAAATAACTGCAACCGAACAACCAGATAACCAGGTACTCGGTTGCGGTTATCGATTATAGTATTTTAAAAAACTGGTTAATAACCAGGTAACcggtttttttattatatatatatatatataattaaggaaATGATCATCAAATCTCTTGATCTGTAAATGAAGACGTGGggcaagtctcagtggtgtggtcaAAATGAGAACATATGACACATATCTCAATTTGtgcaatctgttgaatgggagCGATGTTATGAGTAGTCGTGTTTTACTAGCATATCCAGCTTTCTCTCCATAGTAGCCATTTGAGTTTGAACTCCACCATTTATATTCACTTCATATATGTCATTTCCTTTGAGTCATTGCCTCACTCGGGATGAGAATTGTTGAGAGTCCTTACTTAAAGTCTCAAAGAGTTCTATGGCTTCCTAGCTATTCTTCTCCTTTAGTATGCCTCCACAAGTTGAATCTATaagacttttgttagaatcatttaaaccttcataaaaTGCTTGTACCTGATCATCTTTAGATAGGTTATGATGTGAGCATTTTAGAAGTAGCTCATTGAAGTGCTCCCACgcctcaaagaataggtctccatctttttgttggaaggttttaaTCTCTCTCCTCAATTGCCTAGTTCTTTGGGCTGGgaagaactttttcaagaacATTGTGGCTAACTCATCCTAATTGTGAATAGACTCTGCAGCTAAAGAATTTAACTATAACTTATGATTATCTTtcatggaaaaaagaaagagaattaaCGTGACTCCTTCCGCGTTTAAGCCATGAATGTTTTGCGTTTTGCAAAGGTCAAAGAAGTCCTAAATGTGTAGATAAGGATCCTCCGTAGGTGTGTCTCTATAGTGTGGAACCATATTGAGAAGGTGAGGAGACAAATTAAAGTTGCTTTGCACATTTGGTTGGAAAGCAATGCACGATGGCTGGTTTAGATTCTGGGGTATGAAGGAACTATTCATCGGCTTTCTCTCGGGCGGATTCTCTACACATGCTTCTGCCATCTTTTCCTCAACTTcaaatatgtttttttgtttcggAGTTGTCGCTTTGTCTTCGAGGTTGTTGAATAAAGTGTTCAATCGCTGGATCGTATGGAATGATGTCGAAATTATGAGATCAACAACCTTTCATAGGCAAAAAATATTGTAGTTGTGGAAAACAGCTTTAGTGTTGTTGTCTGGAAGAGGTCCGCATGAGCGTATATAGATGTGCACTCGATCGCACTACTGTAGACCAGAATCAAAATTCTGTAGAAACTCTAGAAAAAtagattagatttttttttaattattattattttttttaaaaaaattaagcaaaaatagataaataaaaggaaaaacttctaaatataattaaacGACATCCCCAGCAAAggtgccaaaaacttgttaTGCAAATATCTAcataaataaatagttaaataaatGTACATTTTACCCGTAAGTGCATAAGATTAAAACAATAGTATAAAAAgtaaatacgagatcattcccacgaggattgatttaaattatgcttaaagataattttctaattaaatatcttgaatgagatgagataaaattttgatttgaaataataaaaagaaagtagGGCTTCGATATTCACCGCTAATCGAACTCAATTAAGAATCATAATATACACAatgctacaatcataacatgatactTAATGTTTGCCAACCTAAGGGCGTAGCATCTAATCCTTAGGCTATTGATCTCTCTAAGCAACGAATTAGGCATGACATCTActctaattcttttctttctcaaagGATTTAGTATGGCATCTTCCAagttattctttaaaaaaaaagcataaaactaTGAAGATTGACAAACACATGAAGCCTAGAGCATGGCATCTACATCCGGTTTTTCATGTttattaatccaagaacctgtagtggggttctttcgttattctattatgcccaggacttagccatccaaattgacataaataacaaatccatatcacatgcatatgatgttcAAGCACATACATATAAGGAAttcaataaaaccaaaaataatcaagttaagcatcaatatatgaattgtagcagaGCAAATTAAAACCTGAAATatacatgattagggcttcaattgagccctaactaaagtattagctACACATAACTCGGATGAAAATtatcctcataagaaaatatcaaggaaaaagagaaaaactagagaaaaccaTTCTTGAAGTAGCATTTGATcattctcaaagtttgtgtgtttgttttgaaaGACTTAATGgcgtatttatagagtttaggAACAACCCTAGATGATTTTGTGCAGCCTATAAGACCAAAATTGAGTTTGAATAGGATTATAATCCTTCCAAAACAGGTCTGCCGACTTCATTGTTATGCTAAAAATGTGTGCGCTCGAGTCCATATGGATGTGTGCTTGAGCCTATGATTTGCAAAGCGCTGGATTTTGACTTTTGATggatttttgtgttctttttcttccaaaaccaatgaaatgcaataaaacacaaaaaaaaaaaaaaaaacacaaaacattaaattataacaaaactaagagattaacatatgtgaattaaggggcttgaatgtgtaacattcagtcCTTATCAGATGCTCGGGGTAGATCTTCGGCCATATCATGTATGAGGCAAGGAATATCCTCCACCCATTGGGCAACACCTGGAACAGGGACAATTGAAGATAGGAAAGTAGCTCCTGGGCGATGGGCTAGAAGGGGAAGTGGATGCCAGCCATGAGCATCCACTTATGGAGACAGATATCCCTAGTGCCGGGCTCTGAGAAGACGTGTTGGTTACTTCTGAGAAAGTTGAGGAGCATGGACAGCGGGATGTCATAGTTATAGCAGAGGAAGGCCTCGTCTGCCACTGAGTACTTGGAAACATTGTTGCTGATGAATTGAGGTTGAGTTGGGGAGCTTGAGGGAGgagagagaaattttttgaaagtaaAGGCGCAAATGAAGGAGAGGATTCCGAGAAGTAGGAGAGGGGTATTTATATTAGAAATCTCTGGGGCATGTGGCAGTGGCTCAATGGTTGAAATTTATTACCTAGGGCAGAGACTCAGATCGTGGCGTCATTCATAGGCGCAATGGCCGGAATGTCAAGAGTCGGGCGACATTTGAGGTATAGGGTCAGCTCATTGAGAGGTGTCCGTTTAACTCCCGGGACACGTGGCAACAATACAATGGATGGCGGCGGGTAATCATTGAATATGTCGGGTAAAAACCCAGAACGTCGTACAACGAGAACCGTAACAACTGGAATGTCAGATGGGTCGGGCAACACGTGAAGTATGGAGACAGCTCATCATGACCTACGACTGGACCACTAACTATTGGACGTGTGTCCCTGTTGACGTTACAGACGTGGAGTCCTAAGGGTTGCAGCTGGTTGGAATTTGAAGTGTTCACATGTGAGTGTCATCATGTCACGTTGTATGAAGAAGCGACAAGTTGCTTGCAGCCCTGGTACAAATTATTTGAAGCCCCAGGAAAAATCGAGACCCAGATCATAAGAATTGCGAGAATTCCCATTATCCGAATCCCAAGCTCGGATAAGAGAATTTGGGGGGTAACTATTGGGAATAATCCCACTTGACCTAGCCCACGTCGGGAGCTACAAGCCTTTTAGCCGAGATTAGCTCATGTGGAAATATGGGCCTGAGGCCCACTAGATATGAGCCAACAAAGATAGGTATCCAAGAATCCCGGGAAGGTATTGTCCCGGGACTAATATAGTTGATTGGGAGTTCGTTATATGCGATCCTGAATATTTTGGAATCGTGCCCCGCCCCTAAAAATCCGAGATTGGCATTAATCTCGGATTTACCTCCGTGAATTTCGCCTTGAGACTATTAAGGGAAGAATCCCGGTTTGGAAGGTGGACGACTCCTAGTTGAGGTTGGATTCTGGCAGCACTCCTAGGTTAAGGGAGAAGAAAGAGACGTAACCTTAAGGTGATGAAGGTATTTGTCACTGaacctataaat
Coding sequences within:
- the LOC133871035 gene encoding ethylene-responsive transcription factor 2-like, which translates into the protein MNGATLGEFSFPHLSHRSSGLGGLFPCLTEQWGDLPFQVNDSEDMIVYNYLRDAVSFGWSPLDLTATNIKEEPGDLFGLAPITGAEPMRLAQRDAVSEKSRKHFQNGDQKVITTHYRGVRRRPWGKFAAEIRDPAKNGARVWLGTYETGEEAAVAYDRAAYRMRGSKALLNFPNRIGSGEPDPVRITAKRREPEPAWDGGSSKRPKGLAAKEAQLEMARDLNLFQLEQHMGGRPLPISEQLLVN